From a region of the Corallococcus coralloides DSM 2259 genome:
- a CDS encoding [LysW]-aminoadipate kinase — protein MSAAPDAPSRRPVIVKIGGAAGVDLENVCSDVVELVRQGERVVVVNGGSEAGERLLGSLGLARPEATTANGNVVRLTYAPTLRALTMAWVGEVNKAVVLALLAKGVTALGLCGADGRVLTARRRPPLKLQDSDGRMRIDREHLAGEVSSVNAPLLGTLLDGGYVPVVCPPAVTEDGVLVNVDADHVASSIAAALGAKALVILSNVPGLLADPKDPASLVRSSDDVEGCMPLAGGRMRYKLEAVRRALQGGVPTAYVSASRVARPVFCALEEAGGTKFTLRDGGRADAGA, from the coding sequence ATGAGCGCCGCCCCCGACGCTCCGTCCCGCCGTCCCGTCATCGTGAAGATTGGCGGCGCGGCGGGCGTGGACCTGGAGAACGTCTGCTCGGACGTCGTGGAACTCGTCCGCCAGGGCGAGCGCGTCGTCGTCGTCAATGGCGGTTCGGAAGCGGGGGAGCGGCTCCTGGGCTCGCTGGGCCTGGCGCGCCCGGAGGCCACCACCGCGAACGGCAACGTCGTGCGCCTCACCTACGCGCCCACGCTTCGCGCGCTCACCATGGCGTGGGTGGGCGAGGTCAACAAGGCCGTGGTGCTGGCGCTGCTCGCCAAGGGCGTCACCGCGCTGGGCCTGTGCGGCGCGGACGGCCGCGTGCTCACCGCGCGCCGCAGGCCGCCGCTCAAGTTGCAGGACTCCGACGGACGGATGCGCATCGACCGCGAGCACCTGGCCGGAGAGGTCTCCTCGGTGAACGCGCCGCTCCTGGGCACGCTGCTGGATGGCGGCTACGTGCCCGTCGTGTGTCCTCCCGCGGTGACGGAGGACGGCGTGCTCGTGAACGTGGACGCGGACCACGTGGCGTCATCCATCGCGGCGGCGCTGGGCGCGAAGGCCCTGGTCATCCTCTCCAACGTGCCGGGGCTGCTCGCGGATCCGAAGGACCCCGCCTCGCTGGTGCGCTCCAGCGACGACGTGGAGGGCTGCATGCCGCTGGCGGGCGGACGCATGCGCTACAAGCTGGAGGCCGTGCGCCGCGCGCTGCAGGGCGGCGTCCCGACCGCGTACGTGAGCGCGTCGCGCGTGGCGCGGCCGGTGTTCTGCGCGCTGGAGGAGGCGGGCGGTACGAAGTTCACCCTTCGCGATGGAGGCAGGGCGGATGCGGGCGCGTGA
- a CDS encoding M20/M25/M40 family metallo-hydrolase translates to MRAREPGVDLLRWMVEQYSPSHQEASFAGALVERLGARGWRAHTDAVGNAVARYGDGDTVIAFLGHIDTVPGEVPVRLEGQKLYGRGAVDAKGPLCAFIEAVELLDDAERAGKQFLLLGCVEEEVAITRGALHVRDQYAPDFVINGEPSGAHAVTIGYKGLLRLDLEHRASRRHTASRDYRAAAEHVIDAWNALKRLCDDWNRERPSLFEQNLPSLNAFHTGATETEEWATAAVSIRTGPSTDTDALLAALASVPTVTVRTVARKNAVSTNGNDALSRVFKQAIRERGVKPTLRLKTGTSDWNTVASAWAVPTVAYGPGDAALDHTPHEHIDLPEYEEGVAVLARVLALLPAKGTAGG, encoded by the coding sequence ATGCGGGCGCGTGAGCCGGGCGTCGACTTGTTGCGGTGGATGGTGGAGCAGTACAGCCCCAGCCACCAGGAGGCCTCCTTCGCCGGAGCGCTGGTGGAGCGGCTGGGCGCTCGCGGCTGGCGGGCCCACACCGACGCCGTGGGCAACGCCGTCGCCCGCTACGGCGACGGGGACACCGTCATCGCGTTCCTGGGCCACATCGACACCGTGCCCGGAGAAGTGCCCGTGCGGCTGGAGGGACAGAAGCTCTATGGCCGGGGCGCGGTGGACGCCAAGGGCCCGCTGTGCGCGTTCATCGAAGCCGTGGAGTTGCTGGACGACGCGGAGCGCGCCGGCAAGCAGTTCCTGCTCCTGGGCTGCGTGGAGGAGGAGGTCGCCATCACTCGCGGCGCCCTGCACGTGCGCGACCAGTACGCCCCGGACTTCGTCATCAACGGCGAGCCCAGCGGCGCGCACGCGGTGACCATTGGCTACAAGGGACTGCTGCGCCTGGACCTGGAGCACCGCGCCAGCCGCCGCCACACCGCGAGCCGCGACTACCGCGCCGCCGCGGAACACGTCATCGATGCGTGGAACGCGCTCAAGCGCCTGTGTGACGACTGGAACCGCGAGCGCCCGTCCCTCTTCGAGCAGAACCTGCCCTCCCTCAACGCCTTCCACACCGGCGCCACGGAGACGGAGGAGTGGGCCACGGCCGCCGTGAGCATCCGCACCGGCCCGTCCACGGACACCGACGCGCTGCTCGCGGCGCTGGCCTCCGTGCCCACCGTGACGGTGCGCACCGTGGCTCGGAAGAACGCCGTGTCCACCAACGGCAACGACGCGCTCTCCCGCGTCTTCAAGCAGGCCATCCGCGAGCGCGGCGTGAAGCCCACGCTGCGCCTGAAGACGGGCACGTCCGACTGGAACACCGTGGCCTCCGCGTGGGCCGTGCCCACCGTGGCGTACGGCCCCGGCGACGCCGCGCTGGACCACACGCCCCACGAGCACATCGACCTGCCGGAGTACGAGGAGGGCGTCGCCGTGCTCGCGCGCGTGCTGGCGCTGCTGCCGGCGAAGGGGACCGCGGGAGGCTGA
- a CDS encoding MFS transporter, which produces MATSLFSRSGSARALSHRDFTLLWLGTLVSNIGTWMESVALGVYVTQVTGQAAWTGGVAALTHLPSLVLAPLGGALADRFDRRTFMAVCICVQALLAALLTVLAATGNLSVPWVAVLSLLNGAFSTLVIPCATALTVAVVPPEDLHNALSLDSAQFNLGRIIGPVLAALVLTQVGIAGALFVNTLSFLAVLLALAGMRGAASPLPPKAEALWAGIMRGVRLAWTDPGIALALGSGALVGLLISPFVGLVPVFALKVLGGDATTTSMLLTAQGTGAVIAAFGSGAIVARMGRRAFLEAALLLVGLCSAAYWLSPSLPVALVTLFILGAVYLVAFTGLKTVCQARTPPELQARVSSLFLLLVNAGYILGVWGQGALSDRVGVRPITAGCALLFFGIVVGMRTLRARGLAALGT; this is translated from the coding sequence GTGGCCACCTCCTTGTTCTCACGTTCGGGCTCCGCCCGGGCCCTGTCTCATCGCGACTTCACCCTTCTCTGGCTGGGCACGCTCGTGTCGAACATCGGCACGTGGATGGAGTCCGTGGCCCTGGGGGTCTACGTCACGCAGGTGACGGGACAGGCCGCCTGGACGGGCGGTGTCGCCGCGCTGACGCACCTGCCCTCGCTGGTGCTCGCGCCCCTGGGTGGAGCGCTCGCGGACCGCTTCGACCGGCGCACCTTCATGGCCGTGTGCATCTGCGTGCAGGCGTTGCTGGCCGCGTTGCTCACGGTGCTGGCCGCGACGGGCAACCTGTCGGTGCCGTGGGTGGCGGTCCTCTCGCTGCTCAACGGCGCGTTCAGCACGCTGGTCATCCCCTGCGCCACGGCGCTCACCGTGGCCGTGGTGCCTCCGGAGGACCTGCACAACGCGCTCAGCCTGGACTCGGCGCAGTTCAACCTGGGCCGCATCATCGGGCCCGTGCTGGCCGCGCTCGTGCTGACGCAGGTGGGCATCGCCGGGGCGCTGTTCGTCAACACGCTGTCCTTCCTCGCCGTGCTGCTGGCGCTCGCGGGGATGCGCGGCGCGGCGAGCCCCCTGCCTCCCAAGGCGGAGGCGCTGTGGGCCGGCATCATGCGAGGCGTGCGCCTGGCGTGGACGGATCCGGGCATCGCGCTCGCGCTGGGCTCCGGGGCGCTGGTGGGCCTGCTCATCTCTCCCTTCGTGGGGCTGGTGCCCGTGTTCGCGCTGAAGGTGCTGGGCGGGGACGCGACCACCACGTCCATGCTGCTCACGGCGCAGGGGACGGGCGCGGTCATCGCGGCGTTCGGCTCCGGCGCCATCGTCGCGAGGATGGGGCGGCGGGCCTTCCTGGAGGCGGCGCTGCTGCTCGTGGGGCTGTGCTCCGCCGCGTACTGGCTGTCCCCCTCGCTGCCGGTGGCCCTGGTGACGCTGTTCATCCTGGGCGCCGTGTACCTGGTCGCCTTCACGGGCCTGAAGACGGTGTGCCAGGCGCGCACGCCGCCGGAGCTTCAGGCGCGCGTGAGCAGCCTGTTCCTGCTCCTGGTGAACGCGGGCTACATCCTGGGCGTCTGGGGACAGGGCGCGCTGTCGGACCGCGTGGGCGTGCGGCCCATCACCGCGGGCTGTGCGCTGCTCTTCTTCGGCATCGTGGTGGGGATGCGGACCCTGCGCGCACGAGGCCTGGCCGCGCTGGGCACCTGA
- a CDS encoding RluA family pseudouridine synthase: protein MTRHKVLVVPREIAGERLDRFLTKHVPGLTPERARAMLDAGRVRIRGKKAQATRKLWGGEELTLEVPEPRPSPHASVEGPELPVLYDDAALIIVAKPPGLVVEPEGRAASVVGLLAARCPPFDVEGLVQPGVVHRLDRETSGCLALARTDDAVAALLKAFQEKRVDKRYQTLVLGRPPDTGHLEGPYARDPKDPRRFTTRVPSARRAALTFTVRERFREGALLDIDLDTGRTHQIRVQLSEAGFPVLGDSLYGTEEACKHPAALAVGRQALHAWRLEVPSSATGQLVQVESPLPEDFLRGLTVLRGGA, encoded by the coding sequence ATGACGCGGCACAAGGTTCTCGTGGTTCCCCGGGAGATTGCCGGCGAGCGGCTCGACCGGTTCCTGACGAAGCACGTCCCGGGCCTCACGCCGGAGCGGGCCCGGGCAATGCTGGACGCGGGGCGCGTGCGCATCCGGGGCAAGAAGGCGCAGGCCACGCGCAAACTGTGGGGCGGCGAGGAGCTCACCCTGGAGGTGCCGGAGCCGCGGCCGTCGCCGCATGCCTCGGTGGAGGGGCCGGAGCTGCCGGTGCTGTACGACGACGCGGCGCTGATCATCGTGGCGAAGCCGCCGGGGCTGGTGGTGGAGCCGGAGGGGCGGGCGGCGTCGGTGGTGGGGCTGCTCGCGGCGCGGTGCCCGCCGTTCGACGTGGAGGGCTTGGTACAGCCGGGCGTGGTGCACCGGTTGGACCGGGAGACGAGCGGATGTCTGGCATTGGCCCGGACGGATGACGCGGTGGCGGCGCTCCTGAAGGCGTTCCAGGAGAAGCGCGTGGACAAGCGCTACCAGACGCTGGTGCTGGGGCGTCCGCCGGACACCGGGCACCTGGAAGGACCGTACGCGAGGGACCCGAAGGATCCACGCCGCTTCACGACCCGCGTGCCCTCCGCGCGGCGGGCGGCGCTGACGTTCACGGTGCGCGAGCGGTTCCGGGAGGGAGCGCTCCTGGACATCGACCTGGACACCGGACGCACGCATCAGATCCGCGTGCAGCTGTCGGAGGCCGGCTTCCCGGTGCTGGGGGACTCGCTCTACGGCACGGAAGAGGCGTGTAAGCACCCGGCGGCGCTCGCGGTGGGGCGTCAGGCCCTGCACGCGTGGCGGCTGGAGGTGCCGTCCTCCGCCACGGGCCAGCTCGTCCAGGTGGAGTCGCCGCTGCCCGAGGACTTCCTGCGGGGGCTCACGGTGCTGCGCGGGGGCGCGTGA
- a CDS encoding putative metal-binding motif-containing protein, whose protein sequence is MQSRMMSWGSLSLVAALLVSGCGSSTSPSGPVPDAGTQVDAGTDAGNSGDAGVADAGTVDSGVPEGAPCEKTQGVCAGAQRAWVDGAYEPVCTARSYGADYEASELRCDGLDNDCDGVTDPTTWADVAPMQWAPDTRWADSLPVEGGFLFVSSNGLSAIEFLRLDASLTLKGSAALPLSPAPIRVTRTQLVRTARGPALFSIVVYSEPSYFVRGSLTQLDELGTPGGEGVVLFEGPYTWANGHVAPSLDGERLAVTWTWELAGAREVQGMTVDPAGQVLAAPRVLHRSDSLDLSAAEVLGLGDGGFLVKANENKAGSFDDTRVWLQRYDRELLPVGDERILTVKYAAAPSLMLTAPSEEGGAGEPTLLYRDPHGLTPQFLQVRSLFNEGMAESLTSTSRGQTALFGATMTSRGLQLAWLSMPMVPNPGGDAAFGFEGRLWGRSATGVVTDWTPGAAAIPMNGTASWVRLHELAGHQLGALTMTATDTPRSYTLRSLRYCAP, encoded by the coding sequence ATGCAATCGCGGATGATGTCGTGGGGAAGTCTGTCGTTGGTGGCGGCCCTGCTGGTTTCGGGCTGTGGCTCCTCCACGAGCCCGTCGGGCCCCGTGCCGGATGCCGGCACGCAGGTGGATGCCGGGACGGATGCGGGCAACTCGGGTGACGCGGGCGTCGCGGACGCGGGAACGGTGGACAGCGGCGTGCCGGAAGGCGCGCCCTGCGAGAAGACCCAGGGCGTGTGCGCGGGGGCGCAGCGGGCGTGGGTGGACGGTGCCTACGAGCCCGTGTGCACGGCGCGCTCCTATGGCGCGGACTACGAGGCGTCGGAGCTGCGCTGCGACGGTCTGGACAACGACTGCGACGGCGTGACGGATCCGACGACGTGGGCGGATGTCGCGCCGATGCAGTGGGCTCCTGATACTCGATGGGCGGACAGCCTTCCCGTGGAAGGGGGCTTCCTGTTCGTCTCCTCCAACGGCCTGTCGGCCATCGAGTTCCTCCGGCTCGATGCCTCCCTGACCCTGAAGGGCTCGGCGGCCCTGCCGCTGTCGCCCGCGCCCATTCGCGTGACGAGGACCCAGCTGGTGCGGACCGCTCGCGGGCCGGCGCTCTTCTCCATCGTCGTGTACTCAGAGCCGAGCTACTTCGTCCGGGGAAGCCTCACGCAGCTCGATGAGCTGGGCACGCCCGGTGGTGAGGGCGTCGTCCTCTTCGAAGGGCCCTACACCTGGGCGAATGGACACGTGGCCCCCTCCCTGGATGGAGAGCGGCTCGCGGTGACCTGGACGTGGGAGCTCGCCGGTGCCCGCGAGGTGCAGGGCATGACCGTGGACCCCGCGGGCCAGGTCCTGGCGGCTCCCCGCGTGCTGCACCGGTCGGACTCGCTGGACCTCTCCGCGGCGGAGGTGCTGGGCCTGGGGGATGGCGGGTTCCTGGTGAAGGCGAACGAGAACAAGGCGGGCTCGTTCGATGACACGCGCGTCTGGCTGCAGCGTTACGACCGCGAGCTGCTGCCCGTGGGGGACGAGCGCATCCTCACCGTGAAGTACGCGGCCGCTCCCAGCCTGATGCTGACGGCTCCCTCGGAAGAGGGCGGCGCGGGCGAGCCGACGTTGCTCTACCGGGACCCGCATGGACTCACTCCCCAGTTCCTTCAGGTGCGGTCCCTCTTCAACGAGGGCATGGCGGAGAGCCTGACCTCGACGAGTCGGGGGCAGACCGCCCTGTTCGGCGCGACGATGACCTCGCGGGGGCTCCAGCTGGCGTGGCTCTCCATGCCCATGGTTCCCAACCCCGGCGGGGATGCCGCCTTCGGTTTCGAAGGGCGGCTCTGGGGGCGGAGCGCGACCGGCGTCGTGACGGATTGGACTCCCGGCGCCGCGGCCATTCCCATGAACGGCACCGCGTCATGGGTGCGGCTGCATGAGCTGGCGGGGCATCAGCTGGGGGCGCTCACGATGACCGCCACGGACACTCCCCGGAGCTACACCCTGCGTTCGCTGCGCTACTGCGCGCCCTGA
- a CDS encoding GNAT family N-acetyltransferase: protein MLLQHFERTTTDRLLLRAVRENDLDAVFALHSDPTTNRFSRHGYMETLDDARRVMGLWLEDWARDGVGYWLVERLEAPGVVVGLGGLRHKELEGQRVLNLAYRFTPETRGSGYATEVSRVALALAARHLPHVPLVAIIHPENAASIRVAERLGMRLDRHITEDDIQNRVYVIG, encoded by the coding sequence ATGCTTCTTCAGCACTTCGAACGCACGACCACCGACCGGCTGCTGCTCCGCGCTGTCCGCGAAAACGACCTGGACGCCGTCTTCGCCCTCCATTCGGATCCGACGACGAACCGCTTCAGCCGCCATGGCTACATGGAGACGCTGGACGACGCGCGGCGGGTCATGGGCCTCTGGCTGGAGGACTGGGCGCGCGATGGCGTGGGGTACTGGCTGGTGGAGCGGCTGGAAGCGCCCGGCGTCGTCGTGGGCCTGGGCGGCCTGCGCCACAAGGAGCTGGAGGGCCAGCGCGTGCTCAACCTCGCCTACCGCTTCACGCCCGAGACCAGGGGCTCCGGGTACGCCACGGAAGTATCCCGCGTGGCGCTGGCGCTGGCGGCGCGGCACCTGCCGCACGTTCCCCTGGTGGCCATCATCCACCCGGAGAACGCCGCGTCCATCCGCGTGGCGGAGCGGCTCGGGATGCGCCTGGACCGGCACATCACCGAGGACGACATCCAGAACCGCGTGTATGTGATTGGCTGA